From the genome of Candidatus Binatia bacterium, one region includes:
- a CDS encoding TetR/AcrR family transcriptional regulator, whose protein sequence is MPSGKMRAAERGTGSRDDAKRETREALVRAGLEEFAARGLDVPSLDAICARAGYTRGAFYVHFKDRDDLIVAAMESVIGTFLDAVVMSNRGADDLEETVTRFLGAVVDGNALTGGSGSMRTHRLLDVCTRSPQVRARFLELLHGAHERLVRTASAGQAAGTVRRDIPAEAVAGMLGTLAMGVVQLYELGAPVDVPALRAAVLKVLVTPAAAPAARPGKDALAGEVRRRSPRVIRPRARAGTRQGGP, encoded by the coding sequence GTGCCGTCCGGCAAGATGCGCGCGGCCGAACGGGGGACGGGCAGCCGCGACGACGCCAAGCGCGAGACGCGCGAGGCGCTGGTCCGCGCCGGTCTGGAGGAGTTCGCCGCCCGGGGGCTCGACGTCCCCAGCCTCGATGCCATCTGCGCGCGCGCCGGGTACACGCGGGGCGCGTTCTATGTCCATTTCAAGGACCGCGACGACCTCATCGTCGCGGCGATGGAGTCGGTGATCGGAACGTTCCTCGATGCGGTGGTGATGTCGAACCGCGGGGCCGACGACCTCGAGGAGACGGTGACGCGCTTTCTCGGCGCCGTGGTCGACGGCAATGCGCTCACCGGCGGCAGCGGCTCGATGCGCACCCATCGACTGCTCGACGTCTGCACGCGTTCGCCGCAGGTGCGGGCGCGGTTTCTCGAGTTGCTCCACGGCGCCCACGAGCGTCTCGTGCGCACCGCGAGCGCCGGACAGGCAGCCGGAACCGTCCGGCGCGACATTCCGGCCGAAGCGGTGGCAGGCATGCTGGGTACGCTGGCGATGGGAGTCGTCCAGCTCTACGAACTGGGAGCGCCGGTCGACGTCCCGGCCCTGCGGGCGGCGGTGCTCAAGGTGCTTGTAACTCCGGCTGCAGCCCCGGCGGCGCGGCCGGGCAAGGATGCGTTAGCGGGCGAGGTTCGCCGCCGTAGCCCACGGGTCATCCGCCCGCGCGCCCGGGCCGGCACCCGGCAAGGCGGGCCCTGA
- a CDS encoding P-II family nitrogen regulator, protein MKKIEAIIKPFKLDEVKEALTREGLQGMTVSEVKGFGRQKGHSEVYRGAEYVVDFLPKIKIELLVADDKAAACAAVIESAARTGRIGDGKIFVSSVDDIVRIRTGERGTDAL, encoded by the coding sequence ATGAAGAAGATCGAGGCCATCATCAAGCCGTTCAAGCTCGACGAGGTGAAGGAAGCGCTCACTCGAGAGGGCTTGCAGGGGATGACCGTTTCCGAGGTCAAGGGCTTTGGCCGACAGAAGGGACACTCGGAGGTCTACCGCGGCGCGGAGTACGTCGTGGACTTCCTGCCGAAGATCAAGATCGAGTTGCTGGTAGCCGACGACAAGGCGGCGGCATGTGCGGCGGTGATCGAAAGCGCCGCGCGCACCGGGCGCATCGGCGACGGCAAGATTTTCGTGTCTTCGGTGGATGACATCGTCCGCATCCGCACCGGCGAGCGCGGGACCGACGCGCTGTAG